The Caulifigura coniformis genome includes a region encoding these proteins:
- the ruvX gene encoding Holliday junction resolvase RuvX: MSETLDFPGEGRLLGLDFGTVRIGVAISTPEQTIASPMEIYARRNERLDTAYFQTLIKENRIAGAVIGLPMHVNGDEGESAQLAREFGRWLTAITNRPVTFWDERYTSAVAADMLRDAGVARSKRKQRLDMLAAQILLQSYLDEQIRRREPPYVPEAIERDVD, encoded by the coding sequence ATGTCTGAAACGCTCGATTTCCCTGGGGAAGGGCGGTTGCTGGGGCTCGATTTCGGCACCGTCCGCATCGGTGTCGCGATCTCGACTCCCGAGCAGACAATTGCCAGCCCGATGGAAATCTACGCCCGGCGGAATGAACGGCTCGACACGGCGTACTTCCAGACGCTCATCAAAGAGAACCGGATTGCGGGAGCCGTCATCGGGTTGCCGATGCACGTCAATGGTGACGAAGGAGAGAGCGCCCAGCTGGCCCGGGAGTTTGGCCGATGGTTGACAGCGATCACCAATCGGCCGGTGACGTTCTGGGATGAACGCTACACGTCGGCCGTCGCGGCCGACATGCTGCGCGATGCGGGAGTGGCGCGATCCAAGCGGAAGCAGCGGCTCGATATGCTGGCGGCCCAGATCCTGCTGCAGTCGTATCTGGATGAACAGATCCGGCGGCGTGAACCGCCGTATGTTCCAGAAGCCATTGAAAGGGATGTCGACTGA
- a CDS encoding MFS transporter, translating into MSDAPPPSTAWYSGVTRAMWLVLAIASAGWIFDVYEGQIFNLTRNHMLGDILGQPADSPEVKRYGDFFLAVFLAGGTVGGLGFGYLSDRFGRRPIMVVTILMYSLFSGLTGFATELWQVAVLRFLVATGVGGEWAVAASLVSEVFPTKARAHASAIFHASSVLGTWLAAIVAMQVQNSWRLAYLIGVLPALLILWIRSSVKETEQWQHRKELENAPPMGYVPDLVSHPTWRRHAIFGVALAAVGLGTFWAITVAGQDLARQRLIADGVSPAEATTRAQFAYGIVQTAGGGLGLLAFGPLAARFGRRMTFIVFQALAFAIVPIACFVPQSYPQLLALLPVFGFLTLGVHAGYAIYFPELFPTHLRSTGASLCFNGGRLLAVPILLLSGFLKARPEVDLRWAMTGLAGLFLVGILVVVPLPETRNESLPE; encoded by the coding sequence ATGTCTGACGCTCCTCCCCCATCCACCGCCTGGTACTCCGGTGTCACGCGCGCGATGTGGCTGGTCCTTGCCATCGCCTCGGCCGGATGGATCTTCGACGTCTACGAAGGGCAGATCTTTAACCTCACCCGCAACCACATGCTGGGCGACATCCTCGGCCAGCCGGCCGATTCGCCCGAAGTGAAACGCTACGGCGATTTTTTCCTCGCCGTTTTTCTCGCGGGAGGAACCGTCGGGGGGCTCGGATTCGGATACCTGTCCGATCGATTCGGCCGCCGGCCGATCATGGTCGTCACGATCCTGATGTATTCGCTGTTTTCAGGCCTCACGGGATTTGCGACCGAGCTGTGGCAGGTGGCTGTCCTCCGTTTTCTCGTCGCCACCGGCGTCGGCGGTGAATGGGCCGTCGCGGCCAGCCTCGTTTCGGAAGTTTTTCCGACGAAGGCCCGCGCCCATGCATCGGCAATCTTCCACGCGTCGAGCGTGCTGGGAACGTGGCTGGCCGCAATCGTTGCGATGCAGGTCCAGAACAGCTGGCGTCTGGCGTACCTGATCGGCGTCCTTCCCGCGCTGCTGATTCTCTGGATTCGCTCGAGTGTGAAGGAAACCGAGCAATGGCAGCACCGGAAGGAACTCGAGAACGCTCCTCCGATGGGATACGTGCCCGATCTCGTCTCACATCCGACCTGGCGCCGCCATGCGATCTTCGGCGTCGCTCTTGCTGCCGTGGGGCTCGGAACGTTCTGGGCCATCACCGTCGCCGGGCAGGATCTCGCACGCCAGCGACTGATCGCCGACGGCGTTTCTCCCGCAGAAGCGACGACCCGAGCCCAGTTCGCCTATGGCATCGTTCAGACAGCCGGCGGCGGACTTGGCCTGCTGGCTTTCGGCCCTCTCGCCGCCCGATTCGGTCGCCGCATGACGTTCATCGTCTTTCAGGCCCTTGCGTTTGCGATCGTCCCTATCGCATGCTTCGTCCCTCAGAGCTATCCCCAGCTCCTGGCTCTCCTGCCCGTCTTCGGATTCCTGACGCTCGGCGTACATGCCGGCTACGCGATCTACTTCCCTGAACTGTTCCCCACGCACCTGCGATCGACAGGCGCCAGCCTCTGTTTCAATGGCGGACGCCTGCTGGCCGTTCCAATCCTGCTCCTGTCGGGCTTCCTCAAGGCCCGTCCCGAGGTCGATCTCCGCTGGGCCATGACGGGCCTTGCGGGCCTCTTTCTCGTGGGCATCCTGGTCGTCGTTCCACTCCCGGAAACTCGCAACGAGAGTCTTCCCGAGTAG
- a CDS encoding TauD/TfdA family dioxygenase, translated as MTQNLTAASNRLDVSTAPIADQQHYGDTLFPLAYICQSPDATLEQAAAWVKSNRDLLLDESSRHGAVLFRGFPMKTANDFDIFMAALDVPNFPYKKSLSNAVRVNFTERVFSANEAPPDVQIFFHHEMAQTPIFPERIAFFCEIAAAEGGATPICRSDVLYDRLKAELPDFIRDCESRGLRYTNVMPAANDPNSGMGRSWKSTLEVETTEAAEARLRDLNYSWEWLPDGCLKATTPPLPAVMDVTHGRKTFFNQLIAAYCGWKDTRNDPSAAIRHGDDSILDAGAVRRAIEIANELAFDLQWQPGDAVLIDNTIAMHARRTFQGKRKVLASLMAPRTQSFQS; from the coding sequence GTGACACAGAACCTGACCGCCGCATCCAACCGCCTGGACGTCTCAACCGCCCCGATTGCAGACCAGCAGCACTACGGCGACACGCTCTTTCCGCTGGCCTACATCTGCCAGTCGCCCGACGCGACTCTCGAGCAGGCCGCCGCCTGGGTCAAATCGAACCGCGACCTGCTCCTTGATGAGTCGAGCCGTCATGGGGCCGTTCTCTTCCGCGGCTTTCCGATGAAGACGGCCAACGACTTCGACATCTTCATGGCCGCACTCGACGTTCCCAATTTCCCCTACAAGAAGTCACTCTCGAATGCCGTCCGCGTGAATTTCACGGAGCGGGTCTTCTCCGCTAACGAAGCTCCGCCGGACGTGCAGATCTTCTTTCATCACGAGATGGCCCAGACGCCCATCTTTCCCGAGCGCATCGCCTTCTTCTGTGAGATCGCCGCGGCCGAAGGAGGCGCTACGCCGATCTGCCGTTCCGATGTTCTCTACGACCGCCTGAAGGCCGAGCTACCTGATTTCATTCGCGACTGCGAATCCAGGGGGCTTCGCTACACGAACGTCATGCCCGCGGCCAATGATCCCAACTCGGGCATGGGACGCAGCTGGAAGAGCACTCTTGAAGTCGAAACGACCGAGGCCGCCGAAGCACGTCTCCGCGATCTCAACTATTCCTGGGAATGGCTTCCCGATGGCTGCCTGAAAGCGACAACGCCGCCTCTCCCCGCGGTGATGGACGTCACCCACGGCCGGAAGACCTTCTTCAACCAGCTCATCGCCGCCTATTGTGGCTGGAAGGACACCCGCAACGATCCGTCCGCTGCCATCCGTCACGGCGATGACTCCATTCTCGATGCCGGCGCCGTCCGCCGAGCCATCGAGATTGCGAACGAGCTGGCGTTCGACCTGCAGTGGCAGCCCGGCGACGCCGTGCTCATCGACAATACGATCGCCATGCATGCCCGCCGCACGTTCCAGGGCAAACGCAAAGTCCTCGCTTCGCTCATGGCCCCGCGCACACAGTCCTTCCAGTCCTGA
- the hpt gene encoding hypoxanthine phosphoribosyltransferase yields the protein MKPVRRLISEAEIEASVIQLGRRISDEYRGKPLTVIGILTGSIMLVTDLMRRIDVPHKLGLVAASSYRGDATVAGALKVDLSELPDLAGRHVLVIDDIFDTGRTMSSIVERVKEFAPLSVKSVVLLWKKSRMEVAIGPDYFAFEIPDEFVVGYGLDLDDEYRHLPYIGVVESPVDL from the coding sequence ATGAAGCCTGTTCGCCGACTGATTTCGGAAGCCGAGATTGAGGCCTCGGTCATTCAGCTGGGGCGTCGGATCTCCGATGAATATCGGGGAAAGCCGCTGACGGTGATCGGTATTCTGACCGGCAGCATCATGCTTGTGACCGACCTGATGCGGCGGATCGATGTGCCGCACAAGCTGGGTCTCGTCGCGGCGTCGAGCTATCGCGGAGATGCGACCGTTGCAGGGGCGCTGAAGGTCGACCTCAGCGAGTTGCCGGATCTGGCGGGCCGACACGTGCTCGTGATCGACGACATTTTCGACACGGGCCGGACGATGTCGTCGATCGTGGAACGCGTGAAGGAGTTTGCTCCCCTGAGCGTGAAGTCGGTCGTGCTGTTGTGGAAGAAGTCGCGGATGGAAGTGGCGATCGGGCCGGACTATTTCGCGTTCGAGATTCCGGACGAGTTCGTGGTGGGCTACGGGCTGGACCTGGACGACGAGTACCGTCACCTGCCGTATATCGGTGTCGTGGAGAGTCCTGTGGATTTGTGA
- a CDS encoding sigma-54-dependent transcriptional regulator: MAEPEPARILIADDEAFYLRTTEALLRQHGYDCVTAPDGETALKALSSQPFDLVLSDLNMPGNRNLELLQEQRAKWPEIPLIVVTGAPSLPTAIESVRLGIADYLLKPVRFQDLRNSIQRALARSRAGHLRTQAALEAIAPAGEFPEIIGRSPAMGEVLGILGKISQSDANVLITGESGTGKEVVARAIHNHGPRAAHAFQVVDCTAIPESLFESVLFGHVKGSFTGAVQDQDGLLSRAHRGTVFFDEIGELPLGLQAKLLRLIQEQTFTPVGKSTPVQFDVRFLSATNRDLELEVNAGRFRRDLFYRLAVIHLELPPLKDREGDVMLLARHFLGQLQPAGERVVNFSPAAAELMRKYSWPGNIRELRNAIERGLALASSELITPEDLPRPVAASGGERPAWNVDSEGGTPSRGQALQEAEIEYLKTILQGNHGNVARAAQQAGMSRQGLHKRLKKAGIDAADYRR; the protein is encoded by the coding sequence ATGGCTGAACCCGAGCCGGCCCGGATCCTGATTGCGGACGACGAGGCATTCTATTTGCGGACGACCGAAGCGCTCCTTCGCCAGCACGGTTACGACTGCGTCACGGCACCCGACGGAGAAACGGCGCTGAAAGCGCTCTCGTCGCAGCCGTTCGACCTCGTCCTCTCCGACCTCAACATGCCGGGGAACAGGAACCTCGAACTGCTGCAGGAGCAGAGGGCCAAGTGGCCCGAGATTCCTCTGATCGTCGTCACCGGCGCCCCTTCGTTGCCGACGGCGATTGAAAGCGTGCGATTGGGAATCGCCGATTACCTGCTCAAGCCGGTCCGATTTCAGGATCTGCGGAACAGCATCCAGAGGGCGCTGGCGCGCTCTCGCGCCGGTCATCTCCGGACACAGGCGGCGCTCGAGGCGATCGCTCCGGCTGGCGAGTTCCCGGAGATCATTGGTCGCAGTCCGGCGATGGGCGAAGTGTTGGGAATCCTCGGGAAGATTTCCCAGTCGGACGCCAACGTGCTGATCACCGGTGAGAGCGGCACTGGAAAAGAAGTCGTCGCCCGTGCGATTCACAATCACGGGCCCAGGGCAGCGCACGCGTTCCAGGTCGTCGACTGCACCGCCATTCCCGAGAGCCTGTTCGAGTCCGTGCTCTTCGGACACGTGAAGGGATCGTTCACAGGTGCGGTGCAGGACCAGGATGGATTGCTCAGCCGGGCCCACAGGGGGACCGTCTTCTTCGACGAGATCGGTGAGCTGCCCTTGGGACTGCAGGCGAAACTGTTGCGTCTGATTCAGGAACAGACCTTCACGCCTGTCGGCAAGTCGACTCCGGTGCAGTTCGACGTGAGGTTCCTGAGTGCGACCAATCGCGACCTGGAACTCGAAGTGAACGCGGGCCGGTTTCGTCGCGATCTCTTTTATCGCCTCGCAGTGATCCATCTCGAGCTGCCACCCCTGAAGGATCGCGAAGGGGACGTGATGCTGCTGGCCAGGCACTTCCTCGGGCAGCTCCAGCCGGCCGGGGAACGAGTCGTGAACTTTTCACCGGCGGCGGCCGAACTGATGCGGAAGTATTCCTGGCCGGGCAACATCCGGGAGCTGAGGAACGCCATCGAACGTGGACTGGCGCTCGCGAGTTCGGAACTGATCACACCTGAGGACCTGCCAAGGCCGGTTGCGGCTTCCGGCGGAGAACGGCCGGCGTGGAATGTCGACTCCGAGGGAGGAACTCCGTCGCGCGGCCAGGCGTTGCAGGAAGCGGAGATCGAGTACCTGAAGACGATCCTGCAGGGCAATCATGGAAACGTGGCCCGCGCGGCGCAGCAGGCAGGCATGTCGAGGCAGGGCCTGCACAAGCGGCTGAAAAAGGCCGGGATCGACGCCGCCGACTACCGTCGATGA
- a CDS encoding GNAT family N-acetyltransferase, translating to MPGVHKGWGTQSEETGWRIGPRALSWPVFTFDPQWRPMEVRTYDGTAEELSRFVISVWRDAYVGKMAFPLWTPEYLAWQLDLAAPEAREHLLGAWCEGELAGVLLGWSFPYRQGEQRHPAILSSWLSVRPEFRGRGVVKALKIEQDSRMRARGDGLIFAYRYFGSEHSLSKGPTREQLDSGGWESRRSGFWVRILSTVRASRWYLNRWQRRLTIVGAPFTRSPRAARDRDGIRPWEPRDVGASVSVLEARRRLASSIAWDEKSLSKHCSGFGRCLVAEVDGVVRGLVTWHVLQFVGATEEPVAIFDIIATEGLPDATQRALLDAALHEIKSQGAVLALKLRTGDVRALAMIRTGFIPWFSDSFETVHSVSGTLSPMLDHPHHVLWR from the coding sequence GTGCCGGGCGTCCACAAAGGATGGGGGACGCAATCGGAAGAGACCGGGTGGCGGATCGGGCCGCGAGCGTTATCTTGGCCGGTGTTCACATTCGATCCTCAATGGCGTCCGATGGAAGTTCGAACTTACGACGGAACTGCCGAAGAGCTTTCGCGATTCGTCATTTCGGTGTGGCGCGACGCCTATGTCGGAAAGATGGCGTTTCCCTTGTGGACGCCGGAGTACCTTGCCTGGCAACTCGATCTGGCCGCCCCCGAGGCCCGGGAGCATCTGCTCGGCGCGTGGTGTGAAGGCGAGCTGGCGGGCGTGCTGCTGGGCTGGAGCTTTCCGTATCGACAGGGTGAGCAGCGTCATCCGGCGATCCTCAGCAGCTGGCTCAGCGTTCGTCCGGAGTTTCGCGGCCGGGGTGTCGTGAAGGCGCTGAAGATCGAGCAGGATTCCCGGATGCGGGCGCGAGGGGACGGGCTGATCTTCGCCTACCGTTATTTCGGGTCGGAGCATTCGCTCTCGAAGGGGCCGACCCGGGAACAACTGGACAGCGGAGGATGGGAAAGCCGGCGCAGCGGCTTCTGGGTCAGGATTCTCTCGACGGTGCGCGCGTCGCGCTGGTATCTGAATCGTTGGCAGCGACGGCTGACAATCGTCGGCGCGCCGTTCACGAGGTCTCCGCGCGCGGCTCGCGATCGCGATGGAATCCGCCCGTGGGAGCCGCGCGATGTGGGGGCGTCGGTGAGCGTGCTGGAAGCCCGGCGGCGTCTGGCGAGCTCCATCGCCTGGGACGAGAAAAGCCTGTCAAAGCACTGTTCGGGTTTTGGTCGATGCCTGGTGGCCGAGGTCGACGGCGTTGTCCGCGGACTCGTGACGTGGCATGTGCTGCAGTTCGTGGGCGCGACCGAGGAGCCGGTGGCGATCTTTGACATCATCGCCACTGAGGGCCTGCCGGATGCGACGCAGCGCGCCCTTCTGGACGCCGCCCTGCACGAGATCAAATCACAGGGCGCCGTTCTGGCGTTGAAACTGCGGACGGGGGATGTCCGGGCGCTGGCGATGATCCGGACCGGTTTCATTCCCTGGTTTTCGGATTCCTTCGAAACGGTGCACAGCGTGTCGGGAACGCTGTCGCCGATGCTCGACCACCCGCATCATGTCCTGTGGCGCTGA
- a CDS encoding formylmethanofuran dehydrogenase subunit A, with protein MSLLKITGGTVYDPANGVDGVVADVWIRDGRVIAAPSGAGAKADRMIDAAGMVVMPGGVDMHCHIAGPKVNTARKMRPEEKRGRNVMRRTASRRSGTLGSTPSTFATGYLYAGLGYTTAFDAAVPAIGARHAIEEFEDTPIIDKGFFVLMGNNHYVMNQLKANEPERLKAYVAWLLNATGGFASKIVNPGGVENWKSGGRNVSSIDDEVHGFDVTPREIIRELARTADELELPHSVHIHGNNLGLPGNWSTTLDTMRALEGHRGHLTHIQFHSYAGNAAEQETFGSKVPELADYINSHPNLTVDVGQVVFGQTTSMTGDGPVGYYLHRLFGRKWFSADAEFEAGCGIVPIEYRNKSLVHTLQWAIGLEWYLLVNDPWRIAMSTDHPNGGSFLAYPEIIALLMDRERRNEMLSRAPAGVRERCTLGDLTREYTLNEIAIITRAAPARMLGLRQKGHLGPDADADVTIYNRSDDIQEMFSTPRYVLKGGRMVVENGELRTDWPSDDPDDSSLGRLLHVRPGYDLACERDIRQWFEANYTMRMANYTIREEELGRHEEVRR; from the coding sequence ATGTCGCTTCTCAAAATCACTGGCGGAACTGTCTACGACCCCGCGAACGGGGTGGATGGGGTCGTGGCGGACGTGTGGATCCGCGACGGGCGGGTCATTGCTGCGCCGAGCGGGGCAGGGGCAAAGGCCGACCGGATGATCGATGCGGCGGGCATGGTGGTGATGCCGGGCGGTGTCGACATGCATTGCCACATCGCCGGGCCGAAGGTGAACACTGCGCGAAAGATGCGGCCGGAAGAGAAGCGGGGAAGGAACGTGATGCGGCGGACGGCATCGCGCCGCAGCGGGACTCTGGGGAGCACGCCGAGCACGTTCGCGACGGGATACCTGTACGCCGGGCTGGGATACACGACGGCGTTCGATGCGGCGGTGCCGGCCATCGGAGCGCGGCATGCCATCGAGGAGTTCGAGGATACCCCCATCATCGACAAAGGCTTCTTTGTCCTGATGGGGAACAACCACTACGTGATGAATCAGCTCAAGGCGAACGAGCCGGAGCGGCTGAAGGCGTATGTGGCGTGGCTGCTCAATGCGACGGGCGGGTTCGCTTCCAAGATCGTGAATCCGGGGGGCGTCGAAAACTGGAAGTCGGGCGGAAGGAACGTGTCGTCGATTGATGACGAGGTGCATGGGTTCGATGTGACGCCGCGGGAGATCATTCGCGAACTGGCGCGCACGGCGGATGAATTGGAACTGCCGCATTCGGTCCATATTCACGGCAACAATCTCGGGCTGCCGGGGAACTGGTCAACGACGCTCGACACGATGCGGGCGCTCGAGGGGCATCGCGGACACCTGACGCACATCCAGTTCCACAGCTATGCCGGCAACGCGGCCGAGCAGGAGACGTTCGGCTCGAAGGTTCCGGAGCTGGCGGACTACATCAATTCCCATCCGAACCTCACGGTTGATGTGGGGCAGGTGGTGTTCGGGCAGACAACGTCGATGACGGGGGATGGGCCGGTCGGGTACTACCTGCACCGGCTGTTCGGCCGAAAGTGGTTCAGCGCGGATGCGGAGTTCGAGGCGGGTTGCGGGATCGTCCCGATCGAGTACCGGAACAAGAGCCTGGTGCACACGCTGCAGTGGGCGATTGGACTGGAGTGGTACCTGCTCGTGAATGATCCCTGGCGGATCGCGATGAGCACCGACCATCCGAACGGCGGATCGTTCCTGGCATATCCGGAGATCATCGCGCTCCTGATGGATCGTGAGCGGCGCAACGAGATGTTGTCGCGGGCGCCGGCAGGGGTCCGCGAGCGATGCACGCTCGGCGACCTGACTCGCGAATACACGCTGAATGAGATCGCGATCATCACGCGGGCTGCTCCCGCGCGGATGCTGGGGCTCAGGCAGAAGGGGCATCTCGGCCCAGACGCGGATGCCGACGTGACGATCTACAACCGGAGCGACGACATCCAGGAGATGTTCTCGACCCCGCGCTACGTGCTGAAGGGAGGACGCATGGTTGTCGAGAATGGCGAACTGCGGACCGACTGGCCCTCGGACGATCCGGATGATTCCTCGCTCGGACGGCTGCTTCACGTCCGGCCGGGCTACGACCTGGCGTGCGAACGCGACATTCGACAGTGGTTTGAAGCGAACTACACGATGCGGATGGCGAACTACACGATTCGCGAAGAGGAACTGGGGCGGCATGAGGAGGTCCGGCGATGA
- a CDS encoding LysM peptidoglycan-binding domain-containing protein — protein MHRDVKLGLALGILVIGFAAAFCFPRQPATEVTLNPAAGLKLAAIDEDIRLQRRRTFVGDELTPPAQPTLAEPIVEGASLNADLPRLQTAAMRAQEALRSAPDPIRRDVPAPLEEPVLVAETPFVPVEIPVAEPPVEDVFYTVQSGDTLSAVASKTLGSSRKYEAIYEANRDILATPNSLQIGMKLRIPQPAESIARRQPDTSIPTGRSTPPRTPGADSLASREEAVPTNMPRNDEAPISRRGMFSPVRPQQARSGDSIAR, from the coding sequence ATGCATCGCGACGTCAAATTGGGACTGGCGCTCGGCATCCTGGTCATCGGGTTTGCCGCCGCGTTCTGCTTCCCGAGACAGCCCGCGACCGAGGTCACGCTGAACCCCGCCGCCGGCCTCAAGCTCGCCGCGATTGATGAAGATATCCGTCTCCAGCGTCGCCGCACCTTCGTGGGCGACGAATTGACTCCGCCCGCGCAGCCGACGCTCGCCGAACCGATCGTCGAGGGGGCGTCACTTAATGCGGACCTTCCGCGGCTGCAGACCGCCGCCATGCGCGCCCAGGAAGCGCTCCGATCCGCACCGGATCCGATCCGCCGCGACGTGCCCGCTCCTCTCGAAGAACCCGTTCTCGTCGCCGAAACGCCTTTCGTTCCCGTCGAGATTCCCGTCGCGGAACCGCCGGTCGAAGATGTCTTCTACACCGTGCAGTCCGGCGACACGCTCAGCGCCGTCGCTTCGAAGACCCTCGGCAGCTCGCGCAAGTACGAAGCCATCTACGAGGCCAATCGCGACATCCTCGCCACTCCGAACTCCCTGCAGATCGGGATGAAGCTCCGCATTCCGCAGCCGGCCGAATCGATCGCCCGCAGGCAGCCCGACACCTCCATCCCGACGGGGCGGAGCACTCCGCCCAGGACTCCCGGCGCAGACAGTCTGGCCTCGCGCGAGGAGGCCGTGCCAACCAACATGCCTCGAAACGATGAGGCTCCGATTTCACGCCGGGGAATGTTCAGCCCCGTTCGCCCGCAACAGGCCCGCTCCGGCGACAGCATCGCCCGTTAA
- a CDS encoding right-handed parallel beta-helix repeat-containing protein has translation MLRPSVLFSALLVTLPAAAQTPASTPAAVPNAVKVVASDHASLQAAADALPATGGLLVIPPGNYELKEPLRIKSADTRIEGAGPATHLINKDESGQPAVILAPADLKTNAKSKLWRVQVANLRISGSKKSGHGLYAENIEEIYLEGVSIDHNGQDGIHLKNCYEDPRITACILTYNAAVGLNIDGCHDIVVNGNQFEENQDALRCVDGFNLCMTGNNVDDHLRHGVVIENTYGSVVSGNMIEECNGTAIILDRDCYGIALSANVIAHHLEGGVDLRDAWGCTVSANNFVLAHKFGVRVSEKSGRNAITGNSFTNSYIGENKDKRPATAKTAMGIDAGGGVVIDGGSDCTITGNTFTGLPEEGIVATDASKRLIISSNVLTDCGRKLPTGKPSISTGKATEVVEVNNLK, from the coding sequence ATGCTTCGCCCGTCAGTCCTGTTCTCAGCCCTCCTCGTCACCCTCCCTGCGGCCGCCCAGACTCCTGCCTCGACGCCGGCCGCAGTCCCCAACGCCGTCAAGGTTGTCGCCTCCGATCACGCCTCCCTCCAGGCCGCGGCCGATGCGCTTCCAGCGACCGGCGGGCTCCTCGTCATTCCGCCGGGAAATTACGAACTCAAGGAGCCGCTCCGCATCAAATCGGCCGATACCCGCATCGAAGGCGCCGGCCCCGCCACGCACCTCATCAACAAGGATGAATCCGGCCAGCCCGCCGTCATCCTCGCGCCCGCCGATCTCAAGACCAACGCCAAGTCCAAGCTCTGGCGCGTCCAGGTCGCCAACCTCCGCATCAGCGGCAGCAAGAAAAGCGGACACGGCCTCTACGCCGAAAACATCGAAGAGATCTACCTCGAGGGAGTCTCCATCGACCACAACGGCCAGGACGGCATCCATCTCAAGAACTGCTACGAAGATCCCCGCATCACCGCCTGCATCCTCACCTACAACGCCGCCGTCGGCCTCAACATTGATGGCTGCCACGACATCGTCGTGAACGGCAACCAGTTCGAGGAGAATCAGGACGCGCTTCGCTGCGTTGATGGCTTCAACCTCTGCATGACGGGCAACAATGTCGACGACCACCTGCGCCACGGCGTCGTCATCGAAAACACCTATGGCTCCGTCGTCTCCGGCAACATGATTGAAGAGTGCAACGGGACGGCCATCATCCTCGACCGCGATTGCTACGGCATCGCCCTCAGCGCCAACGTCATCGCCCACCATCTCGAAGGGGGCGTCGATCTTCGTGACGCCTGGGGCTGCACCGTCAGCGCCAACAATTTCGTCCTCGCTCACAAGTTCGGCGTCCGCGTTTCCGAGAAGAGCGGTCGCAACGCCATCACCGGCAACTCGTTCACCAACAGCTACATCGGTGAGAACAAGGACAAACGCCCCGCGACTGCGAAGACCGCTATGGGGATCGATGCCGGCGGAGGCGTCGTCATTGATGGCGGCAGCGACTGCACGATCACCGGCAACACCTTCACCGGCCTGCCCGAGGAAGGCATCGTCGCAACTGATGCCTCGAAGCGGCTCATCATCAGCAGCAACGTCCTCACCGATTGCGGCCGCAAGCTGCCGACAGGCAAGCCCTCCATCAGCACCGGTAAGGCCACGGAAGTGGTCGAGGTCAACAATTTGAAGTAG